The genomic segment GTGCGCTCGAGGGGAATGCGAACTGTGTGACGAAAACGAACGTTGCGATTCTTAACGCGCGGCGAGTTGAGGGATCTCGCGATGCCATTGGGTCTCGCGTTCAAACATCCGCGCCGCCCGAAGCAAGCGGTCTTCTTCGAAGGGCGGGGCGAGCAACTGCAGGCCGATTGGCAGCTTCGTAGACGTCATTCCACAGGGAACCGAGATTCCAGGGATTCCAGCCAGGTTGGCGCTGATCGTATAGATGTCGGACAAATACATCGCGAGCGGGTCACTTGTTTTTTCGCCCAATTTGAATGCGGCAGTCGGGGTCACCGGGCCGGCGATGACGTCGACCTTTTCAAACGCGGCGTCGAAGTCGCCGCGAATCATGCGGCGCACTTGAAGTGCTTTGGTATAGAACTTGTCCGCATACCCGGCCGAGAGGGAAAACACGCCAAGCATGATTCGCCGCTTCACTTCGGCTCCGAATCCTTCGCCTCGGCTGGCTTCATACATCTCCACCAAATTGTGGCCCGCATTGGAACTGCGGTGCCCATAGTGAACTCCGTCATACCTCGACAAGTTGCTGGATGCTTCCGAGGTGGCGACCAGGTAATAGGTCGAGACCGCATAACGCGAGTGCGGCAGATGCACGTCGATCAGTTCCGCGCCGAGAGTCTTGTAGAGTTCATAGGCGTGGCGCACGCTCCGCTCAATTTCGGGGTCGAGGCCTTCGGCGAAATGCTCGACAGGAACGCCAATTCGCAATCCCCGAAGTGGCTGCTCGAATGTTTGGCTATAGCGAGAGGCCGGCTGTTGCACACTGGTGGAATCGCGTGGGTCGTGGCCCGCAATGGCTTCGAGGAGCAAGGCTGCGCCATGCACGTCGGTGGCGAGAGGTCCGATCTGGTCGAGCGAACTCGCATAGGCAATCAATCCGTAGCGGGAGACGCGTCCGTATGTCGGCTTCAAGCCGACAATTCCACACAGCGCGGCGGGTTGCCGGATCGAACCTCCCGTGTCGCTTCCCAGTGCTAAGGGGGCCATCCGTGCGGCAACCGCTGCCGCGGAACCACTGCTAGAGCCGCCTGGGATTCGTTCGGTGTCCCACGGATTTCGGGTCGGACCAAAGGCAGAGTTCTCGCCCGACGATCCCATCGCGAACTCGTCCATGTTCGTTCGGCCGATCAATACGGCGTCGGCCTGACGCAGTCGGGTGATCGCATGGGCGTCGTACGGCGGCACAAACTTCTCAAGAATCCGGCTGCCGCAGGTGGTTGGCTCGCCCACTGTACAGAGCAGGTCTTTCACCGCGACAGGAATTCCCGCCAATAGCCCCACTTCCTGGCCAGAGGCACGCTTCTGATCGATCGCGGCGGCCTGGCGGAGTGCTGAGTCGCGGTTCACGTGGACGAATGCGTGGATCTGGTTGTCGTGGTGCTGGATCTGATCTAGATGCGCGGTGGCGACTTCAACGGCCGAAACCGCTCGTGCGTTCAATTGAAGTTGGAGTTCGGCCAGGGGGATGGTTGTCAGAGACGATGCCACGTATCGGTCCTTCCGTCATCCAATCAGATTGTTCTGATGCACAAATCTCTACCAAACCGATGGCGATCGCGTGCATAACAAAAAAGCAAGAAGATTCTGAGTTGGGATCGCAGTTGATGAATTTCGCGGGCTGTAAGCGCAGGAAATCTGTCGAGACTCTAGCAAGCTGTCAGGTTTCAATCGAAGCGATTCCAACGAAAAAAGCACGACTAAGACTAAGCGCCTCGTCGTGCTTCTTGAATCCAGGATCTTCGAAGTCGAAATTACTTCGCCTTCTGTTCGCCCTTGAGCGTGGCGACGCGTTCTTCCAAGTTGTAGTACGGGCTCAATCGTCGCACCTTCGTGGCGATGACGACCTTATCCGCCTGGGCGGTGGCCTTCATGTACTTTTCGACCAGCTTTTGAATTTTGACCTTACGGTGACGGCGGCGAGCGATCTCGCGATCTCGTTCAATACGCGGCATAATTCGGGGTCTTCTTTGGAAGCAAAATGCGGATACGTAGGATGTTAAGCGATGAATCGGATTCGATTACCGCAATTTCTTGTGACAGGTTTTGCAGCGAACTCGCATTCCTACCAGCTTGTTGCACTTTGGGCAGCGTTTGGCTTTGCGAGCGAGTTTCAACTTGGTTCGTGGGCGATAAACCATTCCAGCACCTTCAGTGACGCCGACCGGTCAGGGCCTGCGTCGATTCCGTGTTGTCTGAATATTCGATGTCGTTTGCTGCATTCGAGCTTAATCTGATGCTGACGATCGACTTGCGATCAAATCGCCTATCGAAGTGCTTTACGAGCAAAACACTCGCAAAACGATCCTGCAACAGAGCAAGCTGTTCCTGATTTTCTCAGGATGAACCGGACAACCGGAACTGACAACGTCAGGTGTCCCAGTTTTCCAGGTAAGGAGTCGATTTGGTCTGCCGGACTCGCTTTTTCGGCGGCGGACGGCTCCCGAAATCGGGCCCGGGAGTTTAACGATTGGCCGCCGGTCCCGCAAGTGATGAGGTCCCTTGTTGACTTTTCACTGCGATTTGACTGTAATCTTGCACGCCGATCGTAACCAATCGGTGGTACGGTTTTCAACTTGGCGACTGCGTCCGCTGGGCGATGACTCAATTGGTCCTTGGGTGATCGTGGATAAGGTCGCTAAGACTTGCAGTGGTTTTGGGTGTTTTTGAGTGCTGGTGCTCGATGAGCGGGAAACTTTCGTCGTAATTTCGGCGGGGAATTCCGGTTCCTCAGGTTCGAGGAAACAGGATCGACCGGGACGCGCAGAACAACCGATAGACAGATTGTGAAGTCTTTCGTTGGATGCGGTCTCGTGCGAGTTGGATTCTGTTCGCAGAGATTTCCATTTCACAGCGTTGGTTCGCGATGAGGCGGACCAGGTTGTTGGAAGGCATCAGTGGAAGAAAACAGCGACTGGCGAAGGTTGCCGGGCGCGAAAATAACAACTTTGGCGCCAGGATTGTGTTGCCAAAGTGCTGACGGGGTCTGGCTATGACGGCTAGTTCCGATTCTCATCGCGTGGTTGTCACGGGGGTGGGAGTTGTTTCTCCGATTGGGATCGGTCAGGAATCGTTCTGGCAAAATTTAATTGCCGGGCGGTCGGGGATCGACCTATTGACGGCATTTCCGTCCGGTGGCTTGCCTTCGAAGCTGGCTGCCGAGGTCCATGATTTCGATCCTCTCGAACATATCTACAATCGCAAATTCCTGAAGGTGATGTCCCGCGACATCCAACTGGGGGTTGCGAGTGCTTCGATGGCGATGAAAGACGCCGCGCTGCCACATGGGTCGATTGACCCCGAGCGGTTGGGTGTCGAATTCGGCGCGGGGCATATGTCTGCCACTCCAGAAGAGCTGGCAGATGCGTCGCGTCATCTGCAGCAGACCGCAGACGGCGTGTCGTTCGAAGGCTGGGCCGAAGAAGGGCTCGGTCAGATCGCACCGCTGTGGTTGCTGAAGCAACTGCCGAATATGCCTGCTTGTCACGTTGCGATCGAGCACGACGCACGTGGTCCAAACAATACGATTACAAGCTGCGAATCGTCGGCGCTGTTGGCGTTGGCGGAAGGGATGCGGGCGATCGAACGTGGTGCGGCTGACGCGATGATTGTCGGGGCCTGCAGTTCGTACATTCATCCTTTGGAAATTGCTCGGCTGAATCTGTACGAAAACCTCGCTCGCGGCGACGATCCGCGGTTTGCCTGCCGGCCATTCGATCGTGATCGCAATGGAACGGTCGTGGGCGAAGGGGCTGCATCGTTTGTTCTTGAGCGATACGAACATGCGATCAGTCGTGGTGCGCCAATCTATTGCGAAATCCTGGGTGTGGGTGCGGGTTGCGATGGCAGTGATCCAGCCAATCGATCGAGTGGCCTGGGGCTCGCCCGGTCGATCGAGGCCGCACTGAAGCGGTCAGATCTGACTCCGCGCGATCTGGGGCATATCAACGCGCACGGTAAAGGCACGTTGAAAGACGATATTGCGGAATCGCGAGCGTACCACCGTGCGTTGGGGGCGTTGGCTGATTCGATTCCTGTGACGGCTCTGAAAAGTTACTTCGGGCATTTTGATGCCGGAGCAGGGGCCGTGGAGCTGGCGGGAAGTCTCTTGGCGATGCGTCACGGTCAGCTGCCTGTGACCTTGAACTATCGGAACCCAGATCCCCTGTGTCGTTTGAATATTATTCACGACGAGCCGCTGAAGATCAGTAATGGTATCGCGTTGAGTGTCAACCGAACACGAATGGGGCAGAGTGCCGCCGCGGTGATCCGCGCGATTTGATCCAGCAATTGCTAGAGCATCCCTCGCTCGCGGGCTATATATTGTGGCCCGCGAGCGAGGGATTTTTCATTCTCTTGGGCTGCGACAGAGTTCGTGGGAGGCCTCGTCTGGCGAGGGCGAACGGTCGTTTCGCGGCGATCGGCGCTGCGGCTCGGGGGAGAGCGGAGTTGGTCGCGATTGCATTGATCTTGTATCGCGGGACTCGCAAGAGTTCTCACGGGCGAGTGCCTCACTTTTAGAGCAGGGATGGATTGCATGTCTGATGCGGGTAGTGGTTTGAGCGTTGGGTTTATTGGGGCCGGCCAAATGGCCACGGCGCTGGCAAAGGGGTTTATTGCTGCAGGCTCGCTGTCGAGGGAGTCGATTGTTGCCTGCGATGTGGTGGCGGCAGCGGGACAACGGTTCGTCGAACAAACCGGAGCTCGACTTGGCGAGTCGATTGCCGAAGTGGCGTCGGCTTCAAGCGTGATCTTTCTGGCGGTCAAACCACAGCAAATGTCCGCCGTGTTTCATGAGTTGCGCCATGCCATGACGCACGATCCGCTGATTGTTTCGATTGCGGCGGGTGTCACGCTGAAATCGATGTCGGCTGGATTGCGCGAAGATGTGCGAATGATTCGCGTGATGCCAAACACGCCGTGTCTTGTCGGGGCCGGAGCCAGCGCCTTTGCGCGTGGGCCAAAGGCGACTGCGGCCGATGGCGCGCTTGTCCAAAAACTGCTGTCAAATGTGGGGTTGGCGGTCGAAGTGCCGGAAAAGCTGCTGGATGCCGTGACGGGACTTTCGGGTAGCGGGCCGGCTTATATCTATCAAATCATCGAAGCACTCAGTGATGGTGGCGTTCGGATGGGGTTGCCACGTGAAACGGCAACGAAGCTGGCGGCGCAAACTGTTGCAGGGGCTGCACAAATGGTGCTGATGACGGGTCAGCATCCGGGGGCCTTGAAGGATGCCGTCACCAGCCCCGGTGGAACAACGATCGCCGGTTTGCATGCTCTGGAGCGTGGGGGGCTTCGCGGGACTCTCATGAACGCCGTTCAAGCGGCAACCGAACGGGCTCGCGAGCTTGACGCGTCGTAAAATCTTATGCCCGTAGCGGAAACGTGAATTCTTGCGGATTTTATCGGGATGGCTGTTCCAACCAGAGAGATCCGCTAGAATGGCGAGTTCCACTCCATCTGTAGGGTGGTTTGTTCGGGTTGGTGAATGACTCAACCCCATCTGGGTTGTTTTCAGGTTGAAGGACTGGACGATGTCCAAAGCGGATTTGAAGAAGATTGATGTCAAAGTGGCGCTCGCAGAGAAGTACGAGCGATTGGCCTCGGTGGCTGGCAGCAAGCCAAAGCGCCGAACGTTCATGTTCCACGCCAATCACTTTCGCAATCAAGTGAAGGCCATGCGAGACAAGCTCGGCATCAAGTGATCGCCTGATTGTTTCATTGTCTTCAGCGCTGATGTTTCGCTGAAATCGGTGTTCATCTCAAAATGAGCATCAGGCTGAGCAACATCGTGGGTTGCGCCGAATTGGTGATGACTCGTGCAAATACAACGAAAAAAGCCCTTCCAGCTCTTGGTGGGGCTTTTTTCGTTGTCCGTGG from the Schlesneria paludicola DSM 18645 genome contains:
- the gatA gene encoding Asp-tRNA(Asn)/Glu-tRNA(Gln) amidotransferase subunit GatA — encoded protein: MASSLTTIPLAELQLQLNARAVSAVEVATAHLDQIQHHDNQIHAFVHVNRDSALRQAAAIDQKRASGQEVGLLAGIPVAVKDLLCTVGEPTTCGSRILEKFVPPYDAHAITRLRQADAVLIGRTNMDEFAMGSSGENSAFGPTRNPWDTERIPGGSSSGSAAAVAARMAPLALGSDTGGSIRQPAALCGIVGLKPTYGRVSRYGLIAYASSLDQIGPLATDVHGAALLLEAIAGHDPRDSTSVQQPASRYSQTFEQPLRGLRIGVPVEHFAEGLDPEIERSVRHAYELYKTLGAELIDVHLPHSRYAVSTYYLVATSEASSNLSRYDGVHYGHRSSNAGHNLVEMYEASRGEGFGAEVKRRIMLGVFSLSAGYADKFYTKALQVRRMIRGDFDAAFEKVDVIAGPVTPTAAFKLGEKTSDPLAMYLSDIYTISANLAGIPGISVPCGMTSTKLPIGLQLLAPPFEEDRLLRAARMFERETQWHREIPQLAAR
- a CDS encoding beta-ketoacyl-[acyl-carrier-protein] synthase family protein, yielding MTASSDSHRVVVTGVGVVSPIGIGQESFWQNLIAGRSGIDLLTAFPSGGLPSKLAAEVHDFDPLEHIYNRKFLKVMSRDIQLGVASASMAMKDAALPHGSIDPERLGVEFGAGHMSATPEELADASRHLQQTADGVSFEGWAEEGLGQIAPLWLLKQLPNMPACHVAIEHDARGPNNTITSCESSALLALAEGMRAIERGAADAMIVGACSSYIHPLEIARLNLYENLARGDDPRFACRPFDRDRNGTVVGEGAASFVLERYEHAISRGAPIYCEILGVGAGCDGSDPANRSSGLGLARSIEAALKRSDLTPRDLGHINAHGKGTLKDDIAESRAYHRALGALADSIPVTALKSYFGHFDAGAGAVELAGSLLAMRHGQLPVTLNYRNPDPLCRLNIIHDEPLKISNGIALSVNRTRMGQSAAAVIRAI
- the proC gene encoding pyrroline-5-carboxylate reductase; the protein is MSDAGSGLSVGFIGAGQMATALAKGFIAAGSLSRESIVACDVVAAAGQRFVEQTGARLGESIAEVASASSVIFLAVKPQQMSAVFHELRHAMTHDPLIVSIAAGVTLKSMSAGLREDVRMIRVMPNTPCLVGAGASAFARGPKATAADGALVQKLLSNVGLAVEVPEKLLDAVTGLSGSGPAYIYQIIEALSDGGVRMGLPRETATKLAAQTVAGAAQMVLMTGQHPGALKDAVTSPGGTTIAGLHALERGGLRGTLMNAVQAATERARELDAS
- a CDS encoding DUF6800 family protein, with the translated sequence MPRIERDREIARRRHRKVKIQKLVEKYMKATAQADKVVIATKVRRLSPYYNLEERVATLKGEQKAK